The Toxoplasma gondii ME49 chromosome III, whole genome shotgun sequence genome includes a window with the following:
- a CDS encoding Pelota, putative (encoded by transcript TGME49_254450) yields MKLVKQNYERDGSGAVVCECEVADDVWTLYNVVLPGDKVKCATTRKLQRESDTGAVSSEVKKITLNILVKKTDYEGDGDMLRIAGQVIDENPYVKIGSHHTLDISLHTKVTLYKEYWDRFFLDKLQEAIDPHRSAEVQVVLIESGLCQVFLLSSSLGKLVAKVTAAMPKQRGPFSNYEKVKKRFFEDVFSSLVVHTNFETVKCVLIAGPGFMKDEFLEFLHREAVKRGCKDFISRKQMFVTASASTAHKQALTELLADPSVVALLENTKAVRHAQRLQEFYRLLNRTLETSTGSDKRNLTCYGPGQVATAVDVGAVASLLITDGLLRSSDTAERRRFLRLVEEVERTGGEVLTFSDQHTSGEQLNMLSGVAAILKFPIHDFLEDEEDAAGDETRKRED; encoded by the exons ATGAAGCTGGTGAAGCAAAACTACGAACGCGACGGGAGTGGCGCCGTCGTCTGCGAGTGTGAGGTAGCTGATGACGTTTGGACGCTTTACAACGTCGTCCTCCCCGGGGACAAAGTCAAATGCGCCACGACTCG gaaactgcagagagaaagcgacaccGGCGCGGTCTCTTcggaagtgaagaagatcACTCTCAACATTCTTGTCAAA AAGACCGACTACGAAGGCGATGGCGACATGCTTCGGATCGCCGGACAAGTCATCGACGAAAATCCCTACGTAAAG ATTGGCAGTCACCATACTCTCGACATCTCTCTGCACACAAAAGTGACTCTTTACAAG GAATACTGGGACCGATTCTTCTTGGACAAGTTGCAGGAGGCGATCGATCCTCACCGGAGTGCAGAGGTGCAAGTTGTG TTGATCGAGAGCGGGCTGTGCcaagtctttcttctttcgtcttccttggGAAAACTGGTGGCGAAAGTGACTGCGGCGATGCCCAAGCAGCGAGGTCCCTTCTCGAATTACGAAAAG GTGAAGAAACGATTTTTCGAGGATGTTTTCTCAAGTCTCGTGGTTCACACGAACTTCGAGACTGTCAAGTGCGTCCTCATCGCAGGTCCAGGTTTCATGAAG GACGAGTTTCTTGAGTTTCTCCACCGGGAGGCGGTGAAGAG AGGCTGCAAAGACTTTATTTCCAGAAAACAAATGTTCGTCACTGCCTCTGCTTCAACAGCACACAA ACAGGCGCTGACCGAGCTGCTGGCAGATCCAAGTGTCGTGGCTCTTTTGGAGAATACAAAGGCAGTGCGGCATGCACAGAGACTGCAAGAGTTCTACAGATTGTTGAACAGGACGTTGGAGACGTCCACGGGCAGCGACAAGCGCAATTTGACTTGTTATGGTCCTGGGCAG gtgGCGACGGCTGTTGACGTTGGAGCGGTGGCTTCTCTCTTGATTACAGATGGACTGCTGAG GTCCAGCGACACCGCAGAGCGACGGCGCTTCCTCCGACTCGTCGAAGAGGTCGAACGCACTGGCGGGGAAGTTCTCACTTTCTCCGACCAACACACCAGTGGAGAAC AACTCAACATGCTGTCGGGTGTCGCGGCAATCCTGAAATTCCCGATACACGACTTtctcgaagacgaagaggacgcagcgGGCGACGAGACGCGCAAGCGAGAGGACTGA
- a CDS encoding hypothetical protein (encoded by transcript TGME49_254460) has translation MQTSFPGLENEGICVEADLVNGETPKRQITQQQAAQTFCLSLQSLRDAVSQGLLTVEERPNPHGATFRPMRLYRVEEVQQLAWRVWGGPAQLEEERGRRREQRWQIRQKRLLGSVIAPEDASRRGAPAALQRPTSGGALETRKGASKAQVARRRRRASTARNNDRAGASGARETRGEAAPGRAISGEAETPGTCATPPRSDELQWEVI, from the exons ATGCAGACAAGTTTCCCTGGCTTGGAAAATGAAGGCATATGCGTCGAGGCCGACTTGGTCAACGGGGAGACTCCGAAACGTCAGATTACTCAACAGCAGGCAGCTCAGACGTTCTGTCTTTCACTGCAGTCGCTCCGGGATGCAGTTTCTCAAGGACTCTTGACG GTGGAAGAGCGGCCAAATCCACACGGTGCGACTTTCAGACCCATGCGCCTGTACCGCGTAGAGGAGGTGCAGCAGCTCGCTTGGCGCGTCTGGGGAGGACCGGCGCaactcgaagaagaacgcggaagacggagagagcagcggtGGCAGATCCGACAGAAACGGCTGCTCGGCTCTGTCATTGCGCCTGAGGATGCCTCGCGGCGCGGAGCACCGGCGGCCCTGCAGCGGCCGACTTCTGGAGGAGCGCTGGAGACGCGGAAAGGAGCCTCAAAGGCGCAGGTTGCAAGACGCCGAAGACGCGcgtcgacagcgagaaacaaCGACCGCGCAGGCGCCAGCGGAGCCAGAGAGACGCGTGGTGAAGCGGCACCGGGTCGAGCGATATcgggagaagccgagactCCCGGAACTTGCGCGACTCCTCCACGAAGCGACGAGTTGCAGTGGGAAGTCATTTGA
- a CDS encoding hypothetical protein (encoded by transcript TGME49_254470~Predicted trans-membrane domain (TMHMM2.0):658-681) produces MPPQNRNEGKNSSPMTSDTSTFQGERGTDSPKGGENAEAGFLGSLGVDAVLGADGDDGYSDEDKAERGDPEVDMNSLDRQDQANPSEPRPSLPDEGSQGQHASTGEPEVKSDNVKFISYAQKAEKNQPDGDFKGSESFSPSGFDYREGSPGVGDYRILNEGADSPTFSDRDYDDYDETSNGELPLGRLRNKVQLTAAERYCGLKPKGPTVLYTPPGVRPDELEALDLFAVTDAGFFELVRDSHGDLVCPERRRGERVLFRNLRLKNSELVGDMVYSDPRSYRHMTQVHPDGKATKTPRAPTEQKTPPRREDRGSKERSKSVENSGKKLSMWSRVLCKVSKRYCNTKVTGEKGQDEDSGDPTTHKRQPRQIVAAEVPLREVFGVKPLEIFDWKVKELLYRLDREMGQEGNLDERMPPYFAVPTEAAGRAPGVAQVPGSGSEGETISHAGALQGDFQREPKGGDAERRRESHETQNSAGAGRQAPASRTDAPVEAGQGDVRRLSEQAYNNNPKKAPEQSGGALDDGVDYPANDWLEAEYEDAPNISIPDFLFSVPADRTHDDDEPNTMEQEATSVDLKVTVLCLENGAPPILIKEWPAFTNVVKPRKVLPQKPAVARKSVAVWGSSFLAAVAAGMYATKRLVNPAALQYGSRYQRLESFSFLGWLALFVLGSAQLAGLLTWNVRTAIHSSHLRHNLREELFADEKAGTDGSAGSVYPTGFIFYYDRHFRQSHNS; encoded by the exons ATGCCGCCACAGAATCGTAACGAGGGAAAAAACTCTTCACCTATGACCAGTGACACTTCCACTTTCCAGGGTGAACGTGGAACAGATTCCCCGAAGGGCGGTGAAAATGCGGAAGCAGGTTTCTTGGGAAGTCTGGGAGTGGACGCTGTACTTGGCGCCGACGGAGACGACGGTTATTCGGATgaagacaaagcagagagaggggatCCCGAGGTCGACATGAATTCTCTAGACCGACAAGACCAGGCCAATCCATCGGAGCCGCGCCCTTCGCTTCCAGATGAGGGTAGTCAGGGACAACACGCCTCTACGGGGGAACCCGAAGTTAAAAGTGACAACGTGAAGTTCATTTCGTACGCgcaaaaggcagaaaagaacCAGCCCGACGGTGACTTCAAGGGCAGCGAATCGTTCTCGCCATCGGGGTTCGATTACAGAGAAGGCTCTCCTGGAGTCGGCGATTACAGAATACTCAACGAGGGTGCTGATTCCCCCACCTTCTCAGACCGTGATTACGATGATTACGACGAAACCTCAAATGGGGAGCTGCCACTTGGACGCCTGAGAAATAAAGTTCAGCTCACCGCAGCAGAAAGATACTGTGGTTTAAAGCCCAAAGGCCCGACTGTGCTCTACACTCCTCCAGGAGTGCGTCCGGATGAGCTCGAGGCTCTCGACCTTTTCGCAGTCACCGACGCAGGTTTTTTCGAGTTAGTTCGAGACAGCCACGGCGATCTCGTGTGCCCTGAAC GCCGTCGTGGCGAGCGCGTTCTTTTCCGCAATCTGCGACTCAAAAACAGTGAATTGGTCGGCGACATGGTGTATTCCGATCCACGTAGTTATCGTCATATGACACAAGTGCATCCCGATGGCAAAGCCACAAAAACACCGCGGGCGCCGACCgagcagaagacgccgcCTCGACGAGAGGATCGAGGCAGCAAGGAGCGTTCTAAATCTGTTGAGAACTCTGGCAAGAAGTTAAGTATGTGGTCCAGGGTGCTCTGCAAGGTGTCAAAGAGGTACTGTAACACAAAGGTGACGGGCGAGAAAGGCCAGGACGAAGACAGCGGAGATCCGACAACGCACAAGAGGCAACCGCGACAAATTGTGGCTGCCGAGGTACCTTTACGGGAGGTGTTCGGCGTCAAACCCCTCGAAATCTTTGACTGGAAGGTGAAGGAGCTGCTATATCGACTCGATCGAGAGATGGGGCAAGAGGGCAACCTGGATGAACGCATGCCACCCTACTTCGCAgtcccgacagaggcagcaggcAGGGCACCCGGGGTTGCGCAGGTTCCTGGATCAGGATCAGAGGGTGAGACTATATCACACGCAGGTGCTCTTCAGGGGGATTTTCAGAGGGAGCCTAAGGGAGGGGAtgccgagagaagacgggagtCTCACGAGACTCAGAACTCCGCAGGTGCGGGTCGTCAGGCTCCCGCAAGCCGTACGGATGCTCCAGTGGAGGCGGGGCAAGGGGATGTGCGGCGTCTAAGCGAACAAGCTTACAACAACAATCCTAAGAAAGCGCCGGAGCAAAGTGGAGGGGCGCTTGATGACGGCGTCGATTATCCAGCAAACGACTGGCTGGAAGCAGAATACGAGGATGCGCCCAACATTTCCATCCCCGACTTCCTGTTCAGCGTTCCTGCGGACAGAACACATGATGACGATGAGCCAAACACTATGGAACAGGAAGCGACTTCAGTGGATCTGAAGGTCACGGTGCTTTGCCTGGAGAACGGGGCGCCTCCCATTTTGATAAAAGAGTGGCCGGCTTTCACAAATGTAGTCAAGCCAA GGAAAGTTTTACCACAGAAGCCAGCAGTGGCTCGGAAATCGGTAGCAGTATGGGGAAGCAGTTTCTTGGCTGCGGTGGCCGCTGGCATGTATGCAACCA AGAGACTTGTCAACCCTGCCGCCTTGCAGTACGGTTCTCGTTATCAACGACTGGAGTCCTTCTCGTTCCTAGGCTGGTTGGCGTTGTTCGTGCTTGGATCTGCGCAGCTAG CTGGGTTGCTTACGTGGAATGTGAGGACCGCGATTCACAGCAGCCACCTGAGACATAATCTTCGGGAGGAGCTTTTCGCAGATGAGAAGGCAGGAACAGATGGAAGCGCCGGGTCGGTGTATCCGACCGGCTTCATCTTTTACTACGACCGTCATTTCCGTCAGTCACATAATTCGTGA
- a CDS encoding WD domain, G-beta repeat-containing protein (encoded by transcript TGME49_254480) codes for MSRLVSTSGRPVNPGDICPIRSTVRTPPSSPLPLFPAVPFLVHPHRPVLFWCTSTSLYAYDFLAHKWMLPSDASSSPSGPSSHSQTSSLSSLQHALPVAAADCVCQGCGATSSRLRSSGRREREQPGCLVRATASKAGGEAGDSATEDAGAANAEKSQRSRCLWVTAGEDKYVHLVSDVDFRLLQKRQQRKKLSAAVFLLKSSSSSDRPSATDHGETSRQLCGSAAQETENGDRSEEGPLPLLLADKFGDVYHLSDCWRMQASQALAGDRLVKRMQSLASVHGLRTRDAPAAEEIPTEEPAAETESLGVNPMAAESVDASAGTAGTEPEPGNDSESLPDAVSVHPNLGEEDDEEGGEDIPIISHLTTITVLKVVDVFSSVGDSSRAPLSAASGASVEATGEGRREGTRQTLLITADRDEKVRVCFLDQPWSVESFFLGHGDFVTDVVVLSNFADSLGDAQRGDARTGTVMKAVSTDAAPGDAGREIEGANSRTRFLRQAVASCAGDGTVKLWRLADGMPLSDNSEVLLEPQNLFDEPACAVVRAHALGGRRAEAEGRGEQNPGEENEARGLPQKLAHPVGLNEDVLLPAALLHDADQSLLIVQCLALKGLLLFPLDANTGGGTSSTVCTPGAGLMGRKPFFLPLPAVPAATLLLRHSVAEVEKAPALSATASLLRAFLAASPGKQPPLPDASSEFDLPFVWWIDDAGRLRPPVAVSLPLLAFAESRQVNEPQFASQVLPYLSGNADECFFPAPADGARPNYLYLWKSTRSPTCPTDEERRAKRLRHKHLQQQQQQEIQERSKRSSGKSLAAARASS; via the exons ATGTCGCGTTTGGTCTCGACTTCGGGGCGGCCAGTGAATCCTGGAGACATCTGCCCGATTCGCTCGACTGTCCGTAcacctccttcctctcccctgcCGCTCTTCCCCGCAGTGCCCTTTCTGGTCCATCCCCACCGGCCCGTGCTTTTCTGGTGTACGTCCACCTCGCTGTACGCGTACGACTTCCTCGCACACAAGTGGATGCTCCCCAGCGACGccagttcttctccttcaggaCCTTCTTCACACTCTCAGACCTCGTCACTTTCCTCTTTGCAGCATGCACTCCCCGTGGCTGCGGCCGACTGCGTGTGTCAAGGCTGCGGCGCGACAAGCTCTAGGCTGCGGTCGTCCGGAAGGCGCGAGCGAGAGCAGCCTGGGTGTCTGGTACGAGCAACAGCCTCGAAGGCCGGGGgcgaggcaggagacagcgcaaCAGAGGACGCGGGGGCTGcgaacgcagaaaagagccAGAGAAGCAGGTGTCTCTGGGTGACGGCGGGAGAAGACAAGTACGTACACCTGGTCTCCGACGTGGACTTCCGGCTTTTGCAGAAACGGCAGCAGCGGAAGAAACTGAGTGCTGCGGTCTTTCTCCTCaagtcgtcttcctcgtcagaCAGGCcgtctgcgacggatcacGGAGAGACCTCGCGGCAACTCTGCGGCTCGGCTGCGCAGGAGACCGAGAACGGAGATCGCAGTGAGGAAGGCCCGTtgccgcttctcctcgccgaCAAATTCGGGGATGTCTACCATTTAAGCGATTGCTGGCGGATGCAGGCATCTCAGGCGCTTGCTGGGGACCGCCTCgtcaaacgcatgcagtcgctcGCGAGTGTCCACGGATTGCGGACGCGAGACGCGCCGGCAGCTGAGGAGATACCCACAGAAGAGCCTGCAGCCGAGACAGAGTCTCTGGGCGTCAATCCGATGGCCGCTGAGTCCGTCGACGCCTCCGCGGGCACAGCGGGCACCGAGCCGGAGCCGGGGAACGACTCGGAGAGTTTGCCTGAtgcagtgtctgtacaccccaaTCTCGGcgaggaggacgacgaagagggcgGCGAGGACATCCCCATCATTTCTCACCTCACCACGATCACTGTGCTCAAGGTGGTGGACGTTTTTTCGAGTGTGGGCGACAGTTCGAGAGCCCCCTTGTCTGCGGCTTCAGGTGCGTCGGTGGAAGCgacgggagaaggaaggcgagagggaaCGCGACAAACGCTTTTGATCACAGCCGACCGCGACGAGAAAgttcgcgtctgcttcttggACCAGCCGTGGAGCGTCGagagcttcttcctcggccaCGGTGACTTCGTCACAGACGTCGTCGTTCTCTCAAACTTCGCCGACTCGCTGGGAGACGCCCAGAGGGGGGACGCTCGTACCGGGACAGTCATGAAGGCGGTCAGCACAGATGCCGCACCCGGCGACGCAGGACGCGAGATCGAAGGAGCCAATTCGAGGACTCGCTTTCTGCGGCAGGCCGTTGCCTCTTGCGCGGGCGACGGCACTGTGAAGCTGTGGCGCCTGGCTGACGGGATGCCTCTCTCAGACAACTCTGAGGTTCTCCTGGAGCCCCAAAACCTTTTCGACGAACCTGCGTGTGCTGTGGTGCGCGCCCACGCCCTCGGGGGCCGACgcgcagaagccgagggccgaggagaacagaatccaggagaggaaaacgaggctCGCGGCCTGCCGCAGAAACTCGCCCACCCGGTCGGACTCAACGAGGATGTTCTCCTTCCCGCCGCGCTCCTCCACGACGCCGACCAGAGTCTCCTCATTGTCCAGTGTCTCGCTCTGAAGGGGCTCCTGCTCTTTCCGCTCGACGCGAACACTGGAGGAGGCACGTCTTCgactgtatgtacacctggcgCCGGGTTGATGGGTCGGAAGCCGTTCTTCCTGCCGCTGCCCGCAGTGCCGGCGGCAACTCTCCTGCTGCGACACTCAGTCgcagaggtggagaaggcgcCTGCACTGAGTGCgactgcgtctcttctgcgagCGTTTCTGGCAGCGTCCCCCGGCAAACAACCGCCGCTTCCAGATGCTTCTTCGGAGTTCGACCTGCCTTTCGTGTGGTGGATCGACGACGCAGGCCGCCTCCGGCCGCCCGtcgcggtgtctctgcctctcttggCTTTCGCAGAAAGCCGACAGGTGAACGAGCCTCAGTTCGCCTCTCAGGTGCTTCCCTATCTAAGCGGAAATGCAGACGAGTGCTTCTTCCCAGCCCCCGCAGATG GCGCAAGGCCGAACTATCTGTATTTGTGGAAAAGTACGCGGTCGCCGACATGCCCCACGGACGAGGAGCGCCGTGCCAAGCGACTTCGTCACAAGCAtctgcagcagcaacagcAGCAAGAAATCCAGGAGAGATCGAAGCGTTCGAGTGGGAAAAGTCTCGCCGCTGCGCGTGCGTCGAGCTGA
- a CDS encoding hypothetical protein (encoded by transcript TGME49_254485) has product MHAGDPPRLKVPQSLGRASQEFFLVAAAQKSFVFFVRAESLGERGAFRGTEPARLQGAARCSRSDLSVHVNRRACIAVKAARQTAIRCEPLLCWGLKGLSPAVLRSPTDVVCLESVYL; this is encoded by the exons atgcatgcaggagacCCTCCACGTTTGAAAGTGCCTCAGTCCCTGGGTCGAGCCTCTCAGGAGTTCTTTCTCGTAGCCGCGGCGCAGAAAAG ctttgtgttttttgtcCGCGCAGAGAGTCTTGGCGAAAGAGGCGCTTTCAGAGGCACAGAGCCAGCGAGGCTCCAAGGTGCGGCAAGGTGCTCAAGATCTGATCTGTCTGTGCATGTAAAtcggcgcgcatgcattgcAGTTAAAGCGGCGCGACAGACAGCCATACGCTGCGAACCTCTCCTCTGTTGGGGTCTAAAGGGACTGTCGCCAGCTGTACTTCGAAGTCCTACAGATGTCGTGTGTCTGGAGTCCGTGTATCTCTAG